One genomic region from Flagellimonas oceani encodes:
- a CDS encoding DUF4294 domain-containing protein, protein MLRICFLVIFLTIYGFGWAQESKGDSIISPMDSIANDSIEDYYVRFEGDSILMSSIELEEVYIFGKLDFASREDKLRYYILRRKTLKVYPYAKLAAERLVELNDSLQHIKKRRHQRRYTRKVQKYIEGEFSEELKKLTRTEGQILVKLIHRQTGTTAFDLVKDLRSGWRAFWYNTTASLFKISLKEEFRPEEVHEDYLIEDILQRAFAASRLERQKSVLDYDYAQLSNKWKNQPPSTGN, encoded by the coding sequence ATGCTACGTATCTGTTTTTTAGTTATTTTCTTAACTATTTATGGCTTTGGATGGGCCCAGGAATCGAAAGGGGATTCCATTATAAGTCCAATGGATTCCATAGCCAATGATTCCATAGAGGACTACTATGTTCGGTTCGAAGGGGATTCCATTTTGATGAGTTCCATTGAGCTCGAAGAGGTCTATATTTTCGGAAAATTGGACTTTGCCAGTCGTGAGGATAAATTACGGTACTACATTCTTCGCCGTAAAACCTTAAAAGTATATCCCTATGCCAAATTGGCCGCCGAACGGCTGGTGGAGCTGAACGATAGTCTCCAACATATCAAAAAGCGTAGGCACCAAAGGCGATATACACGAAAGGTTCAAAAATATATAGAAGGTGAGTTTTCCGAAGAACTTAAAAAATTGACCCGTACCGAAGGGCAGATTCTGGTCAAACTGATTCACCGTCAAACAGGTACAACCGCTTTTGATTTGGTAAAGGATTTAAGAAGTGGTTGGAGGGCGTTCTGGTACAATACCACGGCCAGTTTGTTCAAGATCAGTTTAAAAGAAGAATTTCGTCCCGAAGAAGTACACGAAGATTATCTCATCGAAGATATTCTGCAACGGGCGTTTGCTGCAAGCCGATTGGAGCGGCAAAAATCCGTTCTGGACTATGATTATGCCCAACTTTCCAATAAATGGAAAAACCAACCGCCCAGCACGGGGAATTAG
- the rplS gene encoding 50S ribosomal protein L19: MESLIKFVEDEFVPKKEFPKFSAGDTITVYYEIKEGEKTRTQFFKGVVIQRRGSGATETFTIRKMSGTVGVERIFPVNMPALQRVEVNKKGKVRRSRIFYFRGLTGKKARIKEVKG, from the coding sequence ATGGAATCCTTAATAAAATTTGTTGAAGACGAATTTGTTCCAAAAAAAGAATTTCCAAAATTTTCAGCTGGTGATACCATCACTGTTTATTACGAAATCAAGGAAGGTGAAAAAACACGTACCCAGTTCTTTAAAGGTGTTGTGATACAGCGCAGAGGAAGCGGTGCAACAGAAACTTTTACCATTCGCAAAATGTCCGGTACGGTAGGCGTGGAAAGAATTTTCCCGGTAAACATGCCAGCTTTGCAAAGAGTTGAAGTAAACAAAAAAGGTAAAGTACGTAGATCAAGAATCTTCTACTTTAGAGGTCTTACCGGTAAAAAGGCCCGTATTAAAGAAGTTAAGGGATAA
- a CDS encoding NUDIX hydrolase, with amino-acid sequence MDELVDILDDQGKPTGQSCLKSEAHQKGLLHPTVHVWLYTPDGRVLIQQRSKNKATHPSLWDVSVAGHVSAGENIVNAAVREVAEEVGLTVSESDLELLCTFKAIHKISEDFTDAELHHIFLCQLTVPLNQLNKQESEVDDLALVPLFKFAEETWGLASVGKYVPHGPTYYKTIIKAIKSRT; translated from the coding sequence ATGGATGAGCTAGTTGACATTTTGGACGACCAAGGAAAACCGACAGGGCAATCTTGTTTAAAATCGGAAGCACACCAAAAAGGCCTGTTGCACCCAACGGTTCATGTATGGTTGTATACTCCCGATGGCCGGGTTTTAATACAACAAAGGAGCAAAAACAAGGCCACGCATCCCTCACTTTGGGATGTCTCGGTGGCAGGGCATGTTTCGGCGGGAGAAAATATTGTTAACGCTGCCGTTAGGGAAGTAGCGGAAGAGGTTGGACTTACGGTATCGGAATCCGATTTGGAGCTGCTGTGCACCTTCAAGGCCATTCATAAAATATCCGAAGACTTTACCGATGCCGAACTACACCACATTTTTTTGTGCCAATTAACCGTTCCCTTGAACCAACTCAACAAACAAGAAAGTGAGGTTGATGATTTGGCGCTTGTTCCACTTTTTAAGTTTGCCGAAGAAACCTGGGGCCTCGCCAGTGTGGGCAAATACGTACCTCACGGACCCACCTATTACAAAACCATTATCAAAGCAATTAAAAGTCGGACGTGA
- a CDS encoding DUF6095 family protein: MRHTNKELLVKGIKSFGYTVLAMFMGPFLIYEAFKNEGHPFYWPVLILGIICAILAIYLGFRSVSIVMDAVFGKKQED, translated from the coding sequence ATGAGGCATACCAACAAGGAACTTCTGGTAAAGGGAATAAAATCGTTTGGCTACACGGTACTCGCCATGTTTATGGGGCCATTTTTGATTTACGAAGCATTCAAAAATGAGGGGCACCCCTTTTATTGGCCTGTTTTGATTTTAGGCATTATCTGCGCCATTTTGGCCATTTACCTCGGATTTAGGTCCGTAAGTATTGTGATGGATGCTGTTTTCGGTAAAAAACAAGAAGACTAA
- a CDS encoding GntP family permease, with the protein MEILVLGVVVLFIIIATVKFKMHPIFSLTIAAVASGFLLGIAPGNIMSTMAEGFGNTLSGIGLVIAFGTVIGIYLEKTGGTQVLANSILKLIGLKRSPLAINLAGFVISIPVYCDSGYIILSSLNKAISKKTGIPALVFAIALATGLYSAHVFVPPTPGPLAAAAILGADLGMVLIFGLMVAVPVSISGYFWARFIGKSLQEDETANVREEKEVVHATVKPFQAFLPLLVPIILIAMKSIVDYPTHPLGEGMVFQVFSFLGSPVIALLIGVFFAFALGRNVPSDEKKGWVPEAFKQAGAIVLITGAGGAFGAILRTMDIASIINLESSTGVGGLLIAFAIAAVLKTAQGSSTVAIITTSAIIAPLLETFGLVSITDKALAVLAIGAGAMTVSHINDSYFWVVSQFSNMKVKTALRGHTLGTLVQGIVGILMILLLYALV; encoded by the coding sequence ATGGAAATTCTAGTTCTCGGGGTTGTTGTCCTCTTCATCATAATTGCGACGGTAAAATTTAAAATGCACCCCATATTTTCTTTGACCATTGCCGCTGTGGCCTCTGGTTTTTTGTTGGGAATAGCACCTGGCAATATCATGTCCACCATGGCGGAAGGGTTTGGCAATACGCTTTCGGGCATTGGATTGGTCATTGCGTTCGGTACCGTAATCGGTATTTATTTGGAAAAGACTGGCGGCACTCAAGTGTTGGCCAATAGTATTTTAAAACTTATCGGGTTAAAACGCTCTCCCTTGGCCATCAATCTAGCTGGATTTGTCATTTCCATTCCAGTGTATTGTGATTCCGGGTATATCATTCTCTCTTCTTTAAATAAAGCTATCAGCAAAAAAACGGGTATACCTGCCTTGGTTTTTGCCATTGCCTTGGCCACGGGATTGTATTCCGCGCACGTTTTTGTGCCTCCCACACCGGGCCCCTTGGCGGCCGCGGCCATTTTAGGTGCAGATTTGGGAATGGTGCTCATCTTTGGACTTATGGTTGCCGTTCCGGTTTCTATCTCAGGATATTTTTGGGCACGGTTCATTGGCAAATCCTTACAAGAAGATGAAACTGCCAACGTACGGGAAGAAAAAGAGGTTGTTCACGCCACAGTAAAGCCTTTTCAAGCTTTTTTGCCTTTGCTTGTTCCTATAATTTTGATCGCAATGAAATCTATAGTGGATTACCCGACCCACCCTTTGGGTGAAGGGATGGTGTTCCAAGTTTTCAGTTTTCTGGGCAGCCCGGTAATCGCCTTATTGATTGGTGTTTTCTTTGCATTTGCCTTGGGAAGAAATGTTCCTTCGGATGAGAAAAAAGGATGGGTGCCCGAAGCGTTCAAACAGGCCGGGGCCATTGTGCTCATTACAGGAGCTGGGGGTGCTTTTGGTGCCATTTTACGGACCATGGACATTGCATCCATCATTAATTTGGAGTCCAGTACCGGAGTCGGTGGACTTTTGATTGCTTTTGCCATAGCAGCTGTGCTCAAAACGGCCCAAGGTTCCTCCACGGTTGCCATCATAACCACATCGGCAATCATTGCCCCGTTATTGGAGACCTTCGGGTTGGTATCCATTACCGATAAGGCCTTGGCGGTTCTTGCCATTGGGGCAGGGGCCATGACGGTCTCCCATATCAACGATAGTTATTTTTGGGTGGTGTCCCAATTTTCGAACATGAAGGTTAAAACGGCTCTACGGGGACATACCCTCGGTACGTTGGTTCAGGGAATTGTGGGCATTTTGATGATACTGCTGTTATATGCACTTGTATAG
- a CDS encoding TonB-dependent receptor, with the protein MPRHYLAFLLALFGHFFVIQAQEKYTLSGTVFEASSNESLIGVTVAVSELKTGTTTNEYGFYSITLPEGEYQIIVSYLGFQEVVRTITLDQNIKLDFNLTEKTEELQEVVVTDNVEKLDIRKPQMSVTSLSSNTIKEIPVVLGESDVIKSLLLLPGVTSAGEASSGFNVRGGAADQNLILLDEATVFNSSHLFGFFSVFNPDAIKDVKLFKGGIPARYGGRVSSVLDIFQKEGNSKEFKVNGGIGAVASRLLIEGPIQKDKTSFLAGGRASYAHLFLPLFDIENKAYFYDLNTKITHRINENNSIFLSGYFGRDLFNVSDRFVNEYGNAVGNLRWNHLFSDKLFSNLSLIYSDYYYGLELDFVGFEWNSGIQNFNLKYDLKHYLSNKLQLNYGINGIYYIFNPGKIVPNSPDSGIVEDQLTKKYANENAAYIDVEHEITDNLSVEYGLRASQFSRFGQDEFFVYADDNPVEFDAFTQTYGEANPIDTINPGRSETLKSFFNLEPRISMSYTFKENNSIKASYTRLAQYLHLISNTNSPTPLDVWTPSGPFVEPQLLDQYAIGYFRNIKEGAYSLEAETFYKTIQNRIDYIDGANLIANDAIEQVILNGEARAYGLELLLRKNEGRFTGWLAYTLSKSEQRTPGRSDLETGINMGQWYNTPYDKTHDLSVYGSFELNEKWSFNANFIYQTGQPTNYPIGQFEFEDITVPYYGLRNKERLPDYHRLDISAVLTPKRNKQRRVQSEWVFSIYNAYSRKNAASINFRENEDTGRNEAVRTSIFGIIPSVTYNFKF; encoded by the coding sequence ATGCCCAGACATTATCTTGCATTTTTGCTAGCCCTGTTTGGGCATTTTTTTGTAATCCAAGCCCAAGAAAAATATACCCTGAGCGGTACTGTTTTTGAAGCATCCAGCAACGAATCCCTGATTGGGGTAACGGTTGCCGTATCGGAATTAAAAACGGGAACCACGACCAACGAGTACGGTTTTTACTCCATCACACTTCCCGAGGGCGAATATCAAATCATAGTGAGCTATTTGGGTTTTCAAGAAGTGGTAAGGACCATCACCTTGGACCAAAATATAAAGCTAGATTTTAATCTGACCGAAAAGACCGAGGAACTTCAGGAAGTCGTGGTCACCGACAACGTGGAAAAACTCGACATTCGGAAACCCCAGATGAGCGTTACCTCTTTGTCGTCCAATACAATCAAGGAAATCCCGGTAGTTTTAGGTGAGTCCGATGTGATAAAATCGCTTTTGCTTTTACCAGGTGTCACCAGTGCCGGCGAAGCTTCTTCCGGTTTTAATGTTCGCGGCGGTGCTGCCGACCAAAACCTTATCCTTTTGGATGAGGCAACGGTGTTCAATTCCTCCCACCTGTTCGGCTTCTTTTCGGTATTCAATCCGGACGCGATAAAGGATGTAAAACTCTTTAAGGGTGGAATCCCTGCACGATATGGAGGAAGGGTATCCTCTGTGCTGGATATCTTTCAAAAGGAGGGGAACAGCAAAGAATTCAAAGTAAACGGCGGCATAGGTGCCGTAGCAAGTAGATTATTGATTGAAGGCCCCATACAAAAAGACAAAACTTCGTTTTTAGCTGGTGGAAGGGCATCGTATGCACATTTGTTCCTCCCATTATTTGATATTGAGAACAAGGCCTATTTCTATGACCTCAATACCAAGATAACCCATAGAATCAACGAGAACAATAGCATTTTTCTCTCCGGATATTTTGGGAGGGACCTTTTTAATGTAAGTGACCGTTTTGTGAACGAATATGGAAATGCCGTTGGCAATTTGCGATGGAACCACTTGTTCTCCGATAAACTCTTTTCCAATCTATCGCTTATTTATTCCGATTATTATTATGGCCTTGAGCTTGATTTTGTGGGATTTGAGTGGAATTCTGGCATCCAAAACTTTAACTTGAAGTACGACCTAAAGCACTACCTAAGCAATAAACTCCAGTTGAATTACGGGATAAACGGCATCTACTATATTTTCAATCCAGGGAAAATAGTGCCCAACAGCCCGGATTCCGGAATCGTGGAAGACCAGCTTACAAAAAAATACGCCAACGAAAACGCCGCTTATATTGATGTGGAACATGAAATCACGGATAACCTAAGCGTGGAATATGGTCTAAGGGCAAGTCAATTTAGCAGGTTCGGACAGGATGAGTTTTTTGTGTATGCGGATGATAATCCCGTGGAATTTGATGCTTTTACCCAGACGTATGGAGAAGCAAACCCGATAGATACCATAAATCCGGGCAGGAGCGAAACACTCAAAAGCTTTTTTAATCTGGAACCAAGGATTTCAATGTCCTACACCTTTAAGGAAAATAATTCCATCAAGGCCAGTTATACCCGATTGGCACAGTACCTCCATCTTATTTCAAATACAAACTCCCCTACACCGTTGGATGTATGGACACCCAGTGGCCCGTTTGTGGAACCACAGCTGTTGGACCAATATGCCATCGGATATTTTAGAAATATCAAAGAAGGTGCCTACAGCTTGGAAGCTGAAACATTTTACAAGACCATACAAAATAGGATAGATTATATAGACGGTGCCAACCTAATTGCCAATGATGCCATAGAACAGGTTATCTTGAATGGTGAGGCCAGAGCGTATGGACTGGAGCTTTTGCTCCGAAAAAATGAAGGTCGATTTACAGGCTGGCTGGCCTACACCCTATCGAAATCTGAACAAAGGACCCCGGGCAGGTCCGACTTGGAAACCGGAATCAACATGGGACAATGGTACAACACGCCATACGACAAAACCCACGATCTTTCTGTATATGGTAGTTTTGAGCTGAATGAAAAATGGAGTTTCAATGCGAATTTTATCTATCAAACAGGGCAACCCACCAATTACCCCATCGGTCAATTTGAGTTTGAAGATATTACCGTGCCCTATTATGGCTTAAGGAACAAAGAGCGACTTCCCGATTACCACAGACTGGATATTTCCGCTGTTTTAACACCAAAACGTAACAAACAAAGGAGGGTTCAATCCGAATGGGTGTTCAGTATTTACAATGCCTACAGTCGTAAAAATGCGGCATCCATTAATTTTAGGGAGAACGAGGATACGGGCAGAAACGAAGCCGTTCGCACCTCCATTTTTGGGATTATCCCTTCCGTGACCTATAATTTTAAATTTTAA
- a CDS encoding M42 family metallopeptidase has product MSKEKIINEKSLEFLEKYLNNPSPTGYEWEGQKIWMDYVKPYVDEFITDTYGTAVGVINPDAKYRVVIEGHSDEISWYVNYITDEGLLYVIRNGGSDHQIAPSKWVDIHTKNGIVKGVFGWPAIHTRNKAKEEPPKLDNIFIDIGAKDKEEVEKMGVHVGCVITYPDQFHILNKDKFVCRALDNRMGGYMIAEVARLLKENKKELPFGLYITNSVQEEIGLRGAEMITQTIKPNVAIVTDVCHDTTTPMINKKTEGETKIGDGPVISYAPAVQNKLRERILETAEANKIPFQRNASSRYTGTDTDAFAYSNGGVASALISLPLRYMHTTVETVHKDDVENVIRLIYETLLNIKEGETFSYFD; this is encoded by the coding sequence ATGTCAAAAGAGAAAATCATTAACGAAAAATCCCTTGAATTTTTAGAAAAATACCTGAACAATCCATCCCCAACGGGATATGAATGGGAAGGACAGAAAATTTGGATGGACTACGTAAAACCGTATGTGGATGAATTTATCACGGACACTTACGGAACTGCCGTAGGGGTTATCAATCCAGATGCGAAATACAGGGTGGTCATCGAAGGGCATTCCGATGAAATTTCTTGGTACGTCAACTATATCACCGATGAAGGTTTGCTTTACGTTATCCGAAACGGGGGTAGCGACCATCAGATTGCACCATCCAAATGGGTGGACATCCATACCAAAAATGGTATCGTAAAAGGTGTATTTGGGTGGCCGGCCATACATACCAGGAACAAGGCTAAGGAAGAACCACCAAAATTGGACAACATTTTTATTGATATAGGTGCCAAGGATAAAGAAGAGGTGGAAAAAATGGGCGTTCACGTAGGTTGCGTGATCACCTATCCCGACCAATTCCATATTTTGAACAAGGATAAATTTGTTTGCCGAGCGTTGGACAACCGAATGGGCGGCTACATGATCGCTGAGGTTGCACGCTTGCTCAAAGAAAACAAAAAAGAATTGCCTTTTGGATTGTACATTACCAATTCCGTACAAGAGGAAATTGGGCTACGTGGTGCCGAAATGATCACGCAGACCATTAAGCCGAACGTAGCGATCGTAACGGATGTATGTCACGATACCACTACCCCGATGATCAATAAAAAAACGGAGGGAGAGACCAAAATTGGTGACGGTCCTGTGATTTCTTATGCGCCTGCCGTGCAGAACAAGTTGCGCGAGCGTATCTTGGAAACCGCAGAGGCCAACAAGATTCCTTTCCAGCGCAATGCATCTTCTCGATATACCGGTACCGATACCGATGCTTTTGCCTACAGTAATGGCGGTGTTGCTTCTGCATTGATTTCATTGCCGCTACGATACATGCACACCACAGTGGAAACCGTTCATAAAGATGATGTGGAGAACGTTATACGCTTGATTTATGAAACCTTGTTGAACATTAAAGAAGGAGAAACGTTCAGTTATTTTGATTAA
- a CDS encoding DUF4249 family protein, producing MKKLLTFIFIALILGSCEDVVDVDLSETESKLVVDAVLRVDKEQQFINVRIGLRTSSIFFEENQPVQAENVTISYGQLNDEGTFDNLSTSSLVEETPGSGIYIPDPNLPTDQRIPTSAAELGTVFILEIDYEDKYYFAQTEYAPTVPIDNLEQGDEVFFDEEQTEVKVTFTDDGSTDNFYVFDFMFGEFQTVEDEFFQGQQFEFSFFYDEETQPGDEITVSILGATRGFYNYMDLVLEQTGNGGGPFQTPVATVRGNVFDITGSENVTVIDDVESPNDFALGYFAVVQEYRRSLIIE from the coding sequence ATGAAAAAGCTACTGACCTTCATTTTTATTGCTCTGATACTCGGTTCCTGTGAAGATGTCGTCGATGTTGATCTATCAGAGACAGAATCCAAACTGGTAGTTGATGCCGTTTTGCGTGTGGACAAGGAACAACAATTCATAAATGTCCGTATAGGGCTTAGGACCAGCAGTATTTTTTTCGAAGAAAACCAGCCCGTGCAGGCCGAAAACGTGACCATATCCTATGGCCAATTGAACGACGAAGGAACATTTGACAACCTATCCACATCATCCTTGGTCGAGGAAACACCGGGCTCGGGAATATATATTCCAGACCCCAATTTGCCAACGGACCAACGCATACCTACATCGGCAGCCGAACTGGGAACGGTATTCATTTTGGAAATCGATTATGAGGACAAGTATTATTTTGCCCAGACCGAATATGCCCCGACCGTTCCTATTGACAATCTGGAACAAGGTGACGAAGTATTTTTTGATGAAGAGCAAACAGAGGTCAAAGTAACATTTACGGATGATGGGAGCACAGACAACTTTTATGTGTTCGATTTTATGTTCGGTGAATTTCAAACCGTGGAAGACGAGTTTTTCCAGGGCCAACAGTTTGAATTTTCTTTTTTCTATGATGAAGAGACCCAACCCGGCGATGAAATAACGGTGAGCATTTTAGGGGCCACACGGGGCTTTTACAATTATATGGACTTGGTATTGGAACAGACCGGCAATGGTGGAGGGCCTTTTCAGACACCCGTGGCCACAGTTCGCGGAAACGTTTTTGATATTACGGGTTCGGAGAATGTTACGGTAATCGACGATGTGGAAAGCCCCAATGATTTTGCGTTGGGCTACTTTGCCGTGGTTCAGGAATATCGGCGCAGCCTTATAATCGAATAA
- a CDS encoding NADP-dependent isocitrate dehydrogenase, whose protein sequence is MAKLYYTKTDEAPALATLSFLPIVKSFTETADIEVETKDISLAGRIAAVFPELLTKDQQIPDDLSILGELAKTPEANIIKLPNISASIPQLKEAIEELQKKGYKLPNYPDEPKTDEEKAIKAKYDKVKGSAVNPVLREGNSDRRAPKAVKNYAKAHPHTMGEWSSDSKTHVATMSHGDFKSNEKSLTLSNADEVRIELVGSDGSTTVLKDKLALIKGEVIDATVMSKKALVEFLTKEIKDAREKGILLSLHFKATMMKVSDPIIFGHALEVYFAELFKNYGDTFEKLGINPNDGLETLFDKIGKLPEDQHKEIENAIKASIENGPDLAMVNSDKGITNLHVPSDVIIDASMPAMIRNSGKMWDKNGELQDTKAIIPDSSYSGVYQATIDFCKEHGAFDPTTMGTVPNVGLMAQKAEEYGSHDKTFEIEQAGTVKVVNKAGETLIEHAVEEGDIWRMCQVKDAPVQDWVKLAVSRARATGTPAVFWLDENRAHDAELIKKVNVYLKDHDTSGLDIRILSPIEATKFTLKRMKEGKDTISVSGNVLRDYLTDLFPILEVGTSAKMLSIVPLMNGGGLFETGAGGSAPKHVEQFLEEGHLRWDSLGEFLALAVSLEFFGEKNNNKKAQVLADALDKATEEFLNQDRSPSRKVNEIDTRGSHFYLALYWAEQLAKQDKDGELKNTFSKVYDAMSSNEDKIAQELIDAQGSPVDIGGYYLPNPEMASKAMRPSETLNNILNSIG, encoded by the coding sequence ATGGCTAAACTTTATTATACCAAAACAGACGAGGCACCCGCCTTAGCAACATTATCCTTCTTACCCATAGTAAAATCTTTCACCGAAACCGCCGATATCGAAGTAGAGACCAAAGACATCTCTTTGGCCGGTAGAATCGCTGCCGTGTTTCCGGAATTGTTGACCAAGGACCAGCAAATACCCGACGATTTGTCCATTTTAGGGGAACTTGCAAAAACCCCCGAGGCTAACATTATAAAACTTCCAAACATCAGTGCTTCAATTCCACAATTGAAAGAAGCCATTGAGGAACTACAAAAAAAAGGGTACAAGCTACCGAATTATCCCGATGAGCCAAAAACGGACGAGGAAAAAGCCATTAAGGCCAAATACGATAAAGTAAAAGGCAGTGCCGTTAACCCAGTGCTCCGCGAAGGAAACTCGGACAGACGCGCACCAAAAGCCGTAAAAAATTACGCCAAGGCACATCCGCACACCATGGGCGAATGGTCTTCGGATTCCAAGACCCATGTAGCCACCATGTCGCATGGAGACTTTAAATCCAACGAAAAATCCTTGACCCTATCCAATGCGGATGAAGTTCGTATTGAATTAGTGGGGTCGGACGGCAGCACAACCGTACTCAAGGACAAACTTGCGCTTATAAAAGGTGAAGTTATCGATGCCACAGTGATGAGCAAAAAAGCATTGGTGGAATTCTTGACCAAGGAAATCAAAGATGCAAGAGAAAAAGGTATTTTGCTTTCATTGCACTTTAAAGCCACTATGATGAAGGTTTCCGACCCCATCATTTTTGGACATGCATTGGAAGTATATTTCGCCGAACTGTTCAAAAACTATGGCGATACTTTCGAAAAACTGGGAATCAACCCGAACGACGGACTGGAAACCCTTTTCGATAAAATAGGGAAATTGCCAGAAGACCAGCACAAGGAAATTGAAAACGCCATAAAAGCAAGCATTGAAAACGGACCTGATTTGGCCATGGTAAATTCCGATAAGGGCATTACCAACCTTCATGTGCCAAGTGATGTGATCATCGATGCCTCCATGCCCGCTATGATCCGAAATTCTGGTAAAATGTGGGACAAGAACGGTGAGCTTCAAGATACAAAAGCTATCATTCCAGACAGTAGTTACTCTGGCGTGTACCAAGCCACTATCGATTTTTGCAAGGAACATGGAGCTTTCGACCCCACAACCATGGGAACGGTTCCCAACGTAGGTTTGATGGCGCAGAAAGCAGAGGAATATGGTTCCCATGACAAGACCTTCGAAATCGAGCAAGCAGGCACCGTAAAAGTTGTCAACAAAGCTGGTGAAACATTGATCGAGCACGCTGTGGAAGAAGGCGACATCTGGAGAATGTGCCAAGTAAAGGATGCCCCGGTCCAGGACTGGGTAAAATTGGCCGTTTCCAGGGCAAGGGCAACAGGTACCCCGGCCGTTTTCTGGTTGGATGAAAACAGGGCCCATGATGCCGAATTGATCAAAAAAGTAAACGTTTACCTAAAAGACCACGATACCTCAGGGCTGGACATTAGAATCCTTTCCCCCATCGAAGCGACCAAGTTCACCTTGAAGCGAATGAAAGAAGGAAAAGACACCATCTCCGTATCAGGAAATGTGTTGAGGGACTACTTGACCGACCTCTTCCCTATTTTGGAAGTTGGAACCAGTGCAAAGATGTTGTCCATTGTGCCCTTAATGAACGGTGGAGGATTGTTTGAGACAGGTGCCGGAGGTTCTGCTCCCAAACACGTGGAGCAATTTTTGGAAGAAGGTCACTTGCGATGGGATTCCCTCGGTGAATTCTTGGCATTGGCCGTTTCCTTGGAATTCTTTGGGGAAAAGAACAACAATAAAAAGGCCCAGGTACTTGCCGATGCCTTGGACAAAGCAACCGAAGAATTCTTGAACCAAGATAGGTCACCATCCAGAAAGGTGAATGAAATAGATACCCGTGGAAGCCACTTCTACCTTGCCCTATATTGGGCGGAGCAATTGGCCAAACAGGACAAGGACGGGGAACTTAAAAACACATTCAGCAAAGTGTACGATGCCATGTCCTCCAACGAGGATAAAATTGCACAAGAGTTGATAGATGCACAAGGTTCGCCCGTGGATATTGGAGGATATTACCTGCCAAATCCAGAAATGGCATCCAAAGCCATGCGGCCCAGCGAAACCTTAAACAACATTTTGAATTCCATTGGATAA